A genomic window from Henningerozyma blattae CBS 6284 chromosome 3, complete genome includes:
- the LHS1 gene encoding Hsp70 family chaperone LHS1 (similar to Saccharomyces cerevisiae LHS1 (YKL073W); ancestral locus Anc_2.618), producing MKVQLLLVAIIAFFSNCINGALLGIDYGSKHLKAMVVAPQAPLELVLTPQARRKDISGLVIRHAEPNSKHLDRIYGSEIGSLSTRFPGNTFLNLKYLLGASNVINEDIYSFLSPGVELVETNRNSVAFVIDGVEYPLEELVSMNIQEIINRSNLLLSEKTKTTSGVNTIDKLAITIPEYFKQTKRQALLDIGEMTTDSLDTVVINDGMSIALNFALKNQNDFTPGEIYYYIIYDMGSSSTRSTLISVEQPLNTSEPMRLEFGGYGYQDQFFNGDFITLQTAELIKERFFSKHSKTHTKEDLANNPKARAKIIEAAEKAKLILSANNDASISIESLLPDLDFRSTIKRSELENLLEPYKDSIIQPIKDSLFIENQMWNEPNSCIELANINGIIMAGGSTRVPFVQKILSQFIDKDKILKNINADEAAVNGVTIRGIKLLDAFKTKPIDIVDHSIYNYSIVSNDLKLTVSEGYDHNSALIFKRGTTYPNKTSFVVNLEENKLEDSYTITTVEDNNSTIDTILITTKNAKKNSNIKKCPNGVAFNFTFELTKDRLFNLYSVDAICNQKDTNNTSTSIALPFTITKSQVRRLTNKERNLIREKITLLNKLDAERFEFQESLNILESRLYDIRSFLDDEQIISKGPAKQLDELTKLFSTYLKWLEEESIDTSKVKNKKDVIKMTNDLDSLKKSIEFYIKSSNEPLDTKQFEKLLEKSQALLDQIKDIEENSDSTLVKYKKSFINIMKSDIHDEFSKIKLPRYLTNALSSWNSTYTSFIDEVHNLENILKKKILKKMAREELFDIKTSIDDYLSALEPQIAYFDKAIEYKLKEIESSYQRKLRVLKRKEERQLKKLQQQNSTISNGTVLNSTVPFSTDNTETVSATNTKRNNKASSPKPKANKLSSSKSSKSKDNNRIINDEL from the coding sequence ATGAAAGTTCAGCTATTATTAGTTGCTATaattgcttttttttcaaactgCATCAATGGTGCGTTGTTAGGTATAGATTATGGTTCCAAACATCTTAAAGCAATGGTGGTGGCTCCTCAAGCTCCATTAGAACTAGTCTTGACCCCGCAAGCCCGTCGTAAGGATATTTCAGGTTTAGTGATACGCCATGCTGAACCTAACAGTAAGCATCTCGATAGAATATATGGGTCAGAAATCGGTTCTTTAAGTACCAGGTTTCCAGGTAACACGTTTTTAAACTTAAAGTATTTATTAGGTGCTTCAAATGtaattaatgaagatatttattcatttttaagCCCAGGTGTCGAATTAGTAGAAACTAATAGAAATTCAGTAGCCTTTGTAATTGATGGTGTGGAATATCCACTTGAAGAATTAGTTTCAATGAATATTCAGGAAATTATCAATAGATCTAACTTATTATTGTCTGAAAAAACTAAGACTACTAGTGGTGTAAATactattgataaattagcTATTACTATTCCAGAATACTTTAAGCAAACCAAACGTCAAGCTTTATTAGATATAGGTGAAATGACAACAGATTCATTAGATACAGTAGTTATTAACGATGGTATGTCTATTGCATTGAACTTCGCATTAAAGAATCAAAACGATTTTACCCCAGgtgaaatttattattatatcatttatGACATGGGTTCTTCTTCAACAAGATCCACTCTTATCTCGGTAGAACAACCTTTAAACACTTCAGAGCCTATGAGACTTGAATTTGGTGGATATGGATATCAAgatcaattttttaacGGTGATTTTATCACCTTGCAAACTGctgaattaattaaagaaagatttttttCGAAACATTCTAAAACACACACTAAAGAAGATCTTGCAAATAACCCAAAGGCCAGGgctaaaattattgaagcCGCAGAAAAGgcaaaattaattctaagTGCTAATAATGATGCGTCTATCTCAATTGAATCACTACTCCCAGATTTGGATTTCCGTTCAACTATCAAGAGATCTGAACTAGAAAACCTATTAGAGCCTTATAAGGACTCAATTATTCAACCTATTAAGgattctttatttattgaaaacCAAATGTGGAACGAGCCAAATAGTTGCATTGAATTAGCCAATATTAATGGTATAATTATGGCTGGTGGCTCTACTCGTGTGCCATTtgttcaaaaaattttaagtCAGTTTattgataaagataaaatattgaaaaatattaatgctGATGAAGCTGCTGTTAATGGTGTTACCATTAGAGGCATTAAGCTGCTCGATgcatttaaaacaaaaccAATTGATATCGTTGATCATtctatttataattattctattgtttcaaatgatttaaaattaacaGTCTCGGAAGGTTATGATCATAATTCTGCtttgatatttaaaagagGAACAACTTATCCTAACAAAACAAGTTTCGTTGTTaatttagaagaaaataaacttGAAGACAGTTATACCATAACTACAGTAGaggataataattctacaaTCGATACGATTTTAATTACTACCAAAAACGCAAAGAAGAAttctaatataaaaaaatgtccTAATGGAGTTGCTTTCAATTTTACTTTTGAATTAACAAAAGATagattattcaatttatatTCAGTCGATGCAATTTGTAATCAAAAagatactaataatacttcaACCTCGATAGCATTGCCTTTTACGATTACAAAGAGCCAAGTCAGAAGATTAActaataaagaaagaaatttgATTAGAGAGAAGATCACTTTGTTGAACAAATTAGATGCTGAAAGATTCGAATTTCAAGAATccttaaatattttagaatcACGCCTTTATGATATTAGATCTTTCTTAGATGATGAGCAGATTATTTCTAAAGGTCCAGCAAAACAACTTGATGaattaacaaaattattcagTACCTATTTGAAATGGTTAGAAGAGGAATCTATTGATACTTCAAAagttaaaaacaaaaaagatGTTATTAAAATGACTAATGACCTAGATTCATTGAAGAAAAGCATTGAATTTTATATCAAAAGTTCAAATGAGCCATTAGATACTAAgcaatttgaaaaattattggaaaaatcGCAGGCTTTATTAGatcaaattaaagatattgaagaaaattcaGATAGCACCTTagttaaatataaaaaaagttttattaaCATTATGAAGTCTGACATCCATGATGAATTTTCAAAGATTAAACTACCTCGTTATTTAACTAATGCCCTTTCAAGTTGGAACTCCACTTATACTTCCTTTATTGATGAAGTTcataatttagaaaatattttgaagaaaaaaatcttaAAGAAAATGGCTCGTGAAGAATTATTCGATATTAAGACTTCAATAGATGATTACTTAAGTGCTTTAGAACCACAGATTgcatattttgataaagcaattgaatataagcttaaagaaattgaatcTTCATATCAAAGAAAATTGCGTGTCTTAAAGagaaaagaagaaagacaattaaaaaaattacaacaacaaaattcaacaatttcaaatgGAACTGTATTAAATAGTACGGTCCCATTTTCGACTGATAATACTGAAACTGTATCAGCAACTAACACGAagagaaataataaagccTCGTCACCAAAGCCAAAGGCAAATAAATTGTCTTCATCTAAGTCATCTAAatcaaaagataataatagaatcattaatgatgaattgTAA
- the STV1 gene encoding H(+)-transporting V0 sector ATPase subunit a (similar to Saccharomyces cerevisiae STV1 (YMR054W); ancestral locus Anc_2.617) — protein MSHEESIYRSAPMTYVQLYIPLETSKEVVSLFGRLGNIMFRDMNTQLNSFQRGYVSQLRKYEDIERLVTYLKDISKKYSGATWKYFLHYNEEGNEIVQPDLNTNLYQTLDRINQENINELIHDIQGFELRVRQLNDSMDDLQLKLNNFIEQRHVFFQCRRFLEINPGIVGRISRERRDRLDVDDFRLNSTDDINNADAISETLSDAFSFDNPTQQLTTYQDTNNIDEFSDDNYGFLEQGLHDKFMIAGSINRTKVEILNRILWRLLRGNLYFQNFPIEEPLIDDSAKNSNEKIEKDSFIIFTHGETLLNKAKRVIDSLDGKVYPLRNTNSQTINQLNDRISELQQIVTTTEQTLHTELLVVNDQLPLWSALVKREKYIYATLNLFRRESHGLVAEGWIPSSEVTLVSNSLKDHSESIGSEYTPVLNIIKTNKSPPTYYRTNKFTKGFQAIVDAYGVSTYREINPGLATIVTFPFLFAIMFGDTGHGFILFLIAIYFIINESKFDNMRRDEIFDMAYSGRYVLVLMGGFSIYTGILYNDIFSKSMTLFNSGWKWPEHFKEGDAIEATQIGVYPFGLDWAWHGTDNSLLFTNSYKMKLSILIGFIHMTYSFCFSYINYKNNNSRVDIIGNFIPGLIFMQSIFGYLSITIVYKWSKDWIKDGKPAPGLLNMLINMFLSPGVIDEQLYPGQGIIQKLLLIFALVCVPWLLLYKPLTLRKQNSRAVQLGYQDINDQRINESILDSQATAGDEMIITDFSTNETSNENAGSYDDNENKDEPKGFQFGDVMIHQVIHTIEFCLNCISHTASYLRLWALSLAHAQLSTVLWDMTISNAFSSKNSGSPLAVAKVVFLFGMWFVLTVCILVLMEGTSAMLHALRLIWVEAMSKFFEGEGYAYEPFTFAHLEDDDEQ, from the coding sequence ATGTCACATGAAGAATCTATTTATAGGTCAGCTCCAATGACCTATgttcaattatatattccgTTAGAGACTTCAAAAGAAGTGGTGTCACTATTTGGTAGACTGGGGAATATTATGTTCAGAGATATGAACACTCAATTAAACTCATTCCAAAGAGGCTATGTGTCTCAATTGAGGAAATATGAAGACATTGAAAGATTAGTTActtatttgaaagatattTCCAAGAAATATTCTGGTGCCACTTGGAAATACTTCTTACATTATAATGAAGAAGGTAATGAGATTGTCCAACCTGATTTGAATACAAATTTGTATCAGACCCTTGATAGAATTAATCAAGAAAACATCAACGAATTAATTCATGATATACAGGGTTTTGAATTGAGAGTTAGACAATTGAATGACTCTATGGAtgatttacaattaaaattgaacAACTTCATTGAACAGAGACACgtattttttcaatgcaGAAGATTTCTTGAGATCAACCCTGGCATTGTCGGTAGAATATCAAGAGAAAGAAGAGATAGACTCGACGTAGATGACTTTAGATTGAATAGTActgatgatattaataatgcaGATGCTATTAGTGAAACTTTAAGTGATGCATTTTCCTTCGATAATCCTACTCAACAATTGACTACATATCAagatacaaataatattgatgaatttaGTGATGATAATTATGGATTTCTTGAACAAGGATTACATGACAAATTTATGATTGCTGGGTCGATCAATAGAACTAAAGTAGAAATACTCAATAGAATACTTTGGAGATTATTACGCggtaatttatatttccaAAACTTCCCTATTGAAGAACCGTTGATTGATGATTCAGCcaaaaattctaatgaaaaaattgaaaaggattcttttattatttttacacACGGTGAAACCCTTTTAAATAAGGCAAAAAGAGTCATTGATTCCCTGGATGGGAAAGTGTATCCCTTACGAAATACAAATAGTCAAAcaattaatcaattgaatgatAGAATTTCAGAATTACAACAAATTGTAACAACTACTGAACAAACTTTGCATActgaattattagttgttAATGATCAACTGCCATTATGGTCTGCTCTCgtgaaaagagaaaaatatatttatgcaaccttaaatttatttagaaGAGAATCGCATGGTTTAGTCGCAGAGGGTTGGATACCTTCATCAGAAGTCACTCTCGTATCGAACTCATTAAAAGATCATTCCGAATCCATTGGTTCTGAATATACACCAGTGTTGAATATTATCAAGACAAATAAGTCTCCACCTACTTATTATCGtacaaataaatttactAAAGGGTTTCAAGCTATTGTGGATGCCTATGGGGTTTCCACTTATAGAGAAATCAATCCAGGGTTAGCAACAATCGTTACATTcccatttttatttgccATTATGTTTGGTGATACAGGTCATGggtttattttattcttaattGCCATATACTTCATTATCAATGaatcaaaatttgataaCATGAGAAGAGATGAAATATTCGATATGGCTTACTCAGGTAGATATGTCCTTGTATTAATGGGTGGGTTCTCCATTTATACAggtatattatataatgatattttttcaaagtcAATGACTTTATTCAACTCTGGCTGGAAATGGCCTGAGCATTTTAAAGAAGGTGATGCAATTGAAGCAACTCAGATAGGTGTTTATCCATTTGGTTTAGATTGGGCCTGGCATGGTACTGATAATTCTTTACTGTTTACAAACTCTTATAAGATGAAATTATCAATCTTAATTGGTTTTATTCATATGACTTATTCTTTTTGCTTTTCCTacattaattataaaaataacaacTCAAGAGTTGATATCATTGGTAACTTCATTCCaggtttaatatttatgCAATCTATTTTTGGTTATTTATCCATAACAATCGTCTATAAATGGTCGAAAGATTGGATTAAAGATGGTAAGCCAGCTCCAGGTTTATTGAATATGCTAATTAATATGTTTTTATCTCCTGGTGTAATTGATGAGCAATTATATCCTGGCCAAGGTATTATACAAAAGCTCCTATTGATTTTTGCTTTAGTTTGTGTGCCATGGCtcttattatataaacCCTTAACTTTAAGAAAACAAAACTCAAGAGCCGTTCAATTAGGCTATCAAGATATCAATGATCAAAGAATTAACGAATCAATTTTAGACTCACAAGCAACAGCAGGCGATGAAATGATAATTACTGATTTTTCCACAAATGAAACAAGTAATGAAAATGCTGGTAGttatgatgataatgaaaataaagatgagCCAAAAGGATTCCAATTTGGTGATGTAATGATCCATCAGGTAATCCATACTATTgaattttgtttaaattgCATTTCTCATACCGCCTCATATTTACGTCTGTGGGCTTTATCCTTAGCTCATGCACAATTATCAACTGTTCTATGGGACATGACAATTTCAAACgcattttcttcaaaaaattcagGTTCCCCATTGGCAGTAGCTAAAGTTGTGTTTTTATTTGGTATGTGGTTTGTGTTAACCGTCTGTATTTTAGTTCTTATGGAAGGTACTTCTGCTATGCTTCATGCTTTACGTCTAATTTGGGTTGAAGCCATgtctaaattttttgaaggTGAAGGTTATGCATATGAACCATTCACCTTTGCTCATTTAGAAGACGATGATGaacaataa
- the TBLA0C01440 gene encoding uncharacterized protein — MTLNKKSEIQPNEGKCSCTKGEKSGKSSFIGKCTIDKDSKCINTKCECTKSDGTKCVYTTYDCTKSDGTKCVCTKCVCTKTNGTKCIYTKSIYTKTDGTKCIYTTYECIKSDGTKSESTKTECIKNESTKTECIKNDCTKNDCTKNKCTKNESSNTECIKNDCIKIDCIKNDCIKSESAKNENAKSVCIKNECNMSQCTECECAMNDNTKSNDDKSNGTKCICTKREFTKDGGANCKCTEFECTKDDSAKRECAECECAEF; from the coding sequence atgACACTTAATAAAAAGTCAGAAATTCAACCTAACGAGGGCAAATGCTCATGTACTAAGGGAGAAAAATCAGGGAAATCAAGCTTCATCGGTAAGTGTACAATTGATAAGGATTCGAAGTGCATCAACACTAAATGCGAGTGCACCAAGAGTGATGGCACCAAATGTGTCTATACCACGTATGATTGTACCAAGAGTGATGGCACCAAGTGTGTCTGTACCAAATGTGTCTGCACCAAAACCAATGGTACCAAGTGTATTTACACTAAGTCTATCTATACCAAGACTGATGGTACCAAGTGTATCTATACCACGTATGAATGTATTAAGAGTGATGGTACCAAGAGTGAAAGCACAAAGACTGAGTGCATCAAGAATGAAAGCACCAAGACTGAATGTATTAAGAATGATTGCACCAAGAATGATTGTACCAAGAATAAATGCACCAAGAATGAAAGCAGTAATACTGAATGCATTAAGAATGATTGCATCAAGATTGATTGTATCAAGAATGACTGCATCAAGAGTGAGAGTGCTAAGAATGAAAATGCCAAGAGTGTATGCATTAAGAATGAATGTAACATGAGCCAATGTACTGAGTGCGAATGTGCCATGAATGATAACACAAAGAGTAATGATGACAAGAGTAATGGTACTAAGTGTATTTGTACCAAGCGTGAATTCACCAAGGATGGCGGTGCCAACTGTAAATGTACTGAATTTGAATGCACCAAAGATGACAGTGCCAAGCGTGAATGCGCCGAGTGTGAATGCGCCGAGTTTTAA